A stretch of the Glutamicibacter sp. JL.03c genome encodes the following:
- a CDS encoding IclR family transcriptional regulator, with protein sequence MPTSQTLSRGIRVLEIVANSPVHLSIDEIAEKLEVHRSIAYRIIRTLEQHHLLNRDEAGHIRSASGLAVLARSVEHDLQAAATVELTTLANELSMTAFVAVWEYDLCTTLQSVSPLNSQRAIVHRPGSVHGMDVGAAGIAIQSHYSKDQWEAMDTTVAYREAAVQARSEGYATSENEVIQGVTSLAVPIEQPGQTPAALAVVFATSTVDSHEPVIEALKLAARRINRKLVG encoded by the coding sequence ATGCCTACTTCCCAGACGCTTTCCCGTGGCATTCGCGTCCTAGAAATCGTCGCCAATTCCCCGGTGCACCTTTCGATTGACGAAATTGCCGAAAAGCTCGAGGTCCACCGCTCCATTGCCTATCGCATCATCCGTACTCTGGAGCAGCACCACCTGCTCAATCGCGACGAAGCAGGCCACATCCGCTCCGCGTCGGGGCTGGCCGTGCTGGCCCGCTCGGTTGAGCACGATTTGCAGGCCGCCGCCACCGTAGAGCTGACCACACTGGCCAACGAATTGTCGATGACCGCATTTGTCGCAGTGTGGGAATACGACCTGTGCACCACCTTGCAGTCCGTTTCACCGCTCAATTCGCAACGAGCCATCGTCCACCGCCCTGGATCGGTGCACGGCATGGATGTTGGAGCGGCAGGCATCGCCATCCAATCGCACTACAGCAAAGATCAGTGGGAAGCGATGGATACCACCGTCGCTTACCGCGAGGCCGCGGTCCAGGCTCGTAGCGAAGGCTACGCCACCAGCGAGAATGAAGTGATACAGGGCGTGACCTCGCTGGCCGTGCCCATCGAACAGCCAGGACAGACTCCCGCAGCCCTTGCGGTAGTCTTCGCCACGAGCACCGTGGATTCCCATGAACCGGTCATCGAAGCACTGAAGCTCGCCGCCCGCCGGATCAACCGGAAACTGGTTGGCTGA